One window of the Arthrobacter sp. D5-1 genome contains the following:
- a CDS encoding alpha/beta fold hydrolase, whose protein sequence is MTPHENPRHALVFGASGMVGRHLVLSLAKAGANVTAAVRTAESGAGVERWAKEHGLTRSIRTTIVDFDAPEIIPGGPSAFPSITEIHNCAGSYRFGMTAQEARSANVGIVEKLIDFAGDLPNLQRVVHVSGYRVGGQDPKTVPWSEDHRAAVYKELGAYEASKVESDAIFQARALEGGVPWTIVNPSSLIGDSVTGESDQLIGLATTIEQIWQGTVAALPGNGSTFLPVVTVDYLAAFMTAAAVDPAAAGKAYWILDDATPPLADLLTHVGRHLGVNVPRLRMPIGIIKRLPQRITKADPETLTFMSADRYPTESAVEFAHKHGIQMPDVLVSVERWADHLAAHRFGANMSDGRRFVDVGGLRTFELGVPGSSRVVLPGLPVNADTWADVASGIGARVVDLPGLGLSSGTGVQDWEQWLPALLDGEPVDLIGHSIGAAAAVLAADQLPAQVKSLTVIAPFFLQAPMGISAKLWPLASTYLRHIDAARLSRQLTGSEASAAALTSSLSDLKRSSAKRVAKHLALAGSKQWRAELREALGRFSGPVRIIVGSEDPITPGAVEQLESLPNVELITVTGAGHHPQLTHGNALVGLIKGMSHANTAPEVSTADRHTGAL, encoded by the coding sequence ATGACGCCTCACGAAAACCCCCGTCACGCCCTGGTCTTCGGGGCATCAGGAATGGTCGGCCGACACCTCGTCCTGTCCCTCGCCAAAGCTGGCGCGAACGTCACAGCGGCAGTTCGGACCGCCGAGTCCGGAGCGGGTGTCGAGCGATGGGCCAAGGAGCATGGTCTGACACGGAGCATCAGAACGACCATTGTCGACTTCGATGCTCCCGAGATCATCCCGGGCGGGCCCTCGGCATTCCCGTCCATCACCGAGATCCACAACTGCGCCGGGTCCTACCGATTCGGAATGACCGCCCAAGAGGCACGCAGTGCGAACGTCGGCATCGTCGAGAAGCTGATCGACTTCGCCGGGGACCTCCCCAACCTGCAGCGCGTCGTCCACGTGTCGGGCTACCGCGTCGGCGGACAGGACCCTAAAACCGTTCCATGGTCAGAGGACCACCGCGCAGCGGTCTACAAGGAACTTGGCGCCTACGAAGCCTCCAAGGTGGAATCCGACGCCATCTTCCAGGCCCGGGCCCTGGAGGGTGGGGTGCCTTGGACCATCGTCAATCCCTCCAGCCTGATCGGCGACAGCGTGACCGGGGAGTCCGACCAGCTTATCGGGCTGGCCACGACCATCGAGCAGATTTGGCAAGGCACCGTAGCCGCACTGCCCGGAAACGGCTCGACGTTCCTCCCGGTGGTCACGGTCGACTATCTGGCAGCCTTCATGACGGCAGCAGCGGTCGATCCTGCTGCTGCAGGCAAGGCGTATTGGATTCTCGACGACGCCACCCCGCCGCTGGCAGACCTCCTGACCCATGTCGGCCGGCACCTCGGCGTCAACGTCCCACGGCTAAGGATGCCGATCGGGATCATCAAGCGGCTCCCGCAGCGGATCACCAAAGCGGATCCCGAGACGCTCACCTTCATGTCCGCCGACCGCTATCCGACAGAGTCCGCCGTCGAGTTCGCCCACAAACACGGGATTCAGATGCCGGATGTTCTGGTGTCCGTGGAGCGGTGGGCCGACCATCTGGCCGCTCATCGGTTTGGCGCCAACATGTCTGACGGTCGTCGATTCGTCGACGTCGGCGGTCTGCGCACATTCGAGCTCGGCGTACCCGGATCCAGCCGTGTTGTCCTTCCCGGCTTGCCGGTCAATGCAGACACGTGGGCCGACGTGGCGTCGGGCATCGGCGCGCGTGTCGTCGACCTGCCCGGACTCGGCCTCAGCAGTGGAACAGGCGTTCAGGACTGGGAACAGTGGCTGCCAGCTCTACTGGACGGCGAACCCGTTGACCTCATCGGCCACTCCATTGGTGCGGCCGCGGCAGTATTGGCGGCTGACCAGCTCCCGGCACAGGTCAAGTCCCTCACGGTGATCGCACCGTTCTTCCTTCAAGCCCCGATGGGTATTTCGGCCAAACTATGGCCGCTGGCATCCACCTACTTGCGACACATTGACGCCGCACGGCTGTCACGCCAGCTGACCGGATCAGAAGCCAGCGCCGCTGCTCTCACGTCCAGCCTCAGTGACCTCAAGCGAAGCAGCGCCAAGAGGGTGGCCAAGCATCTCGCCCTGGCGGGCTCCAAGCAATGGCGTGCTGAACTACGGGAAGCGCTGGGGCGTTTCAGCGGCCCGGTCCGCATCATCGTGGGAAGCGAGGACCCCATCACCCCAGGAGCAGTTGAGCAGCTCGAGTCACTTCCAAATGTTGAGCTGATCACGGTGACGGGCGCCGGGCACCATCCTCAACTGACGCATGGCAACGCCCTGGTGGGCCTGATCAAGGGGATGTCCCACGCGAACACGGCTCCCGAGGTTTCAACCGCTGACAGGCATACGGGTGCCTTATGA
- a CDS encoding LacI family DNA-binding transcriptional regulator, whose product MTQDTSGPRPVPTLEMVAALAGVSRATVSRVVNDSPSVDPEMAQSVRKAILALDYTPNRAARSLAKRRANAVTLIVPESTSKVFADPFFASVVQGIALYLTDTEYTLNMVISSESKPEKTRSFLLGGNVDGVLVVSHHSGDNSWTHLSGSLPMVFAGRPLVGGKESYYVDVANEQAAYEVTRLLTQSGRKNVATIAGPQDMPPGLDRLAGWRTAVREAGLGESLVEEGDFTLASGAKAMHRLLDRGVPVDAVFAANDQMAAGAYTAIQGRGLRIPEDIAVVGFDDDSFATSVTPALTTVHHPIVELGKKMAETLVHLIEGKPAERVNRMPTSIVIRDSV is encoded by the coding sequence ATGACGCAGGACACCAGCGGCCCCCGGCCGGTACCCACCCTTGAAATGGTGGCTGCCTTGGCCGGGGTGTCGCGGGCCACCGTGTCCCGCGTGGTCAACGACAGCCCCAGTGTGGACCCGGAAATGGCGCAGTCCGTGAGGAAAGCCATCCTCGCACTCGACTACACGCCCAACCGTGCTGCCCGTTCCTTGGCCAAACGGAGGGCAAACGCGGTCACGCTCATCGTTCCGGAGTCGACATCCAAGGTCTTCGCGGATCCGTTCTTCGCCTCGGTGGTGCAGGGCATCGCCTTGTATCTCACCGACACGGAGTACACCCTGAACATGGTGATCTCCTCTGAGTCGAAGCCGGAGAAAACCCGCAGCTTCTTGCTCGGAGGCAACGTGGACGGCGTCCTGGTGGTGTCGCACCACAGCGGCGACAACTCCTGGACGCACCTCTCGGGGTCCCTTCCCATGGTGTTCGCAGGACGCCCCTTGGTAGGTGGCAAGGAAAGCTATTACGTGGATGTTGCCAACGAACAAGCGGCCTACGAGGTCACGCGTCTACTGACCCAGAGCGGCCGAAAGAACGTTGCAACTATTGCCGGTCCGCAAGATATGCCCCCGGGCCTGGATCGCCTGGCGGGGTGGAGGACCGCCGTGCGGGAAGCCGGTCTTGGCGAAAGTTTGGTGGAGGAGGGCGACTTCACGTTGGCCTCGGGCGCCAAAGCCATGCATCGATTGTTGGACCGCGGCGTGCCTGTTGACGCCGTTTTTGCAGCGAACGACCAGATGGCTGCCGGCGCCTACACCGCCATCCAAGGCCGGGGTCTTCGCATCCCGGAGGACATCGCCGTCGTGGGTTTTGATGACGATTCCTTTGCCACCTCCGTCACCCCCGCCCTCACCACCGTGCATCACCCGATTGTTGAACTCGGCAAGAAAATGGCCGAGACCCTGGTTCACCTGATCGAGGGCAAGCCGGCGGAACGCGTCAACAGGATGCCAACGTCGATCGTGATCCGCGATTCCGTCTAG
- a CDS encoding TetR/AcrR family transcriptional regulator — MTKARLAESMLQLIQTSGYSGTGLNAVIEHAAAPKGSIYFHFPDGKEGLGIAAVELAAKQFETLIAEAATSAGSAAEAARAAIEALATIVSESNFRLGCPVSVVTLEMGAESERLRQACAAAFEAWIAPTSALLEASGVDAKEARSLATVVVSTIEGAVIVSRAMQSTQPLLSAADVVAELINQRCKTVGGTR, encoded by the coding sequence ATGACAAAAGCACGGCTGGCAGAGTCAATGCTCCAGCTCATCCAGACCAGCGGTTACAGCGGCACGGGGCTGAATGCTGTGATCGAACACGCCGCAGCTCCCAAGGGGTCCATCTATTTCCACTTCCCCGACGGGAAGGAGGGCCTGGGCATCGCAGCGGTCGAGCTCGCCGCGAAACAGTTCGAAACGCTCATTGCGGAGGCAGCAACTTCCGCCGGCAGCGCGGCTGAGGCTGCCCGGGCCGCGATCGAGGCTCTGGCCACCATCGTCAGCGAGAGCAACTTCCGACTGGGTTGCCCGGTTTCCGTGGTCACCCTGGAGATGGGCGCAGAGAGTGAGCGGCTGAGACAGGCGTGTGCCGCTGCCTTCGAGGCGTGGATCGCCCCGACGTCCGCGCTCCTCGAGGCCAGCGGCGTTGACGCCAAGGAAGCCCGGTCTCTGGCAACTGTTGTTGTATCGACGATTGAGGGGGCGGTGATCGTCTCCCGCGCCATGCAAAGCACCCAACCCCTGTTATCGGCCGCTGACGTCGTGGCGGAACTCATCAACCAGCGCTGCAAGACCGTTGGCGGGACACGATGA
- a CDS encoding carbohydrate ABC transporter permease, which translates to MTTRKALFGNGRRPGFLTYGLLLAFFLASAYPLWWSVIIGSRSNEALGETWPPLFPGGNFWTNVGEVFDTVPFWLALGNSVLISGIITVSVVGFSTLAGYAFAKLRFRGRNWLMVAVIATMAIPTQLGIIPLFMLMRTLGWTGEIGAVVIPTLVTAFGVFFMRQYLVDVIPDELIESARMDGASMISTFWHVALPAARPAMAILGLFTFMTAWTDFLWPLLVLDAGNPTLQTALSQLQSARYVDYSIVLAGAVMATLPLLALFVLAGRQLISGIMQGAVKG; encoded by the coding sequence ATGACCACCCGAAAAGCACTCTTTGGCAACGGCCGACGGCCCGGCTTCCTCACCTATGGGTTGCTGCTGGCGTTCTTCCTGGCCTCCGCCTACCCGCTGTGGTGGTCCGTGATCATCGGCAGCCGCTCCAACGAAGCCCTCGGGGAGACCTGGCCGCCGCTGTTCCCTGGTGGCAACTTCTGGACCAACGTTGGGGAGGTCTTCGACACCGTCCCATTCTGGCTGGCGCTCGGCAACAGCGTCCTGATCTCGGGCATCATCACCGTCTCGGTGGTGGGCTTCTCCACCCTGGCCGGATACGCGTTCGCCAAGCTGCGCTTCCGCGGCCGCAACTGGCTGATGGTTGCGGTGATCGCCACCATGGCCATCCCTACGCAGCTCGGCATCATCCCGCTGTTCATGCTGATGCGCACGCTGGGCTGGACAGGTGAGATCGGCGCCGTCGTGATCCCTACCCTGGTGACAGCGTTCGGTGTCTTCTTCATGCGGCAGTACTTGGTGGACGTGATCCCGGACGAGCTCATCGAGTCGGCACGTATGGATGGCGCGTCCATGATCTCCACCTTTTGGCATGTTGCACTGCCGGCCGCGCGTCCGGCCATGGCAATCCTGGGCCTCTTCACGTTCATGACGGCATGGACTGATTTCCTCTGGCCCCTGCTGGTGCTCGACGCCGGCAACCCCACCTTGCAGACGGCGCTCAGCCAACTGCAGTCGGCCCGTTACGTGGACTATTCGATCGTCCTGGCCGGCGCCGTCATGGCAACACTTCCGCTGCTGGCACTCTTCGTCCTGGCGGGCCGTCAACTTATTTCCGGAATCATGCAAGGAGCAGTGAAGGGCTAA
- a CDS encoding DUF2975 domain-containing protein, which translates to MGKLTILALRIVIAMVLAGSLFVQVRMVPLLSNDLVEAGAPDGPRIALLVIVVLGILCVQVVAVCVWRLLTMVRRGTVFSHGAFRFVDVIFGAIAAAAVLMFGIAVILAPGDIAPGVVMLICGAALMIGGVALLVLVLRTLLAQAVARDVEAAGLRAELDEVI; encoded by the coding sequence ATGGGAAAGCTGACGATCCTCGCCCTGCGCATAGTGATCGCGATGGTATTGGCGGGTTCGCTGTTCGTGCAGGTACGGATGGTGCCCCTGCTTTCCAACGACCTAGTGGAGGCGGGTGCGCCTGATGGGCCGCGGATTGCGTTGCTGGTCATCGTGGTCCTGGGAATTCTGTGTGTCCAGGTGGTTGCGGTCTGTGTGTGGCGGCTGCTGACGATGGTGCGGCGTGGGACGGTCTTTTCGCACGGAGCGTTCCGTTTTGTGGACGTGATTTTTGGTGCCATCGCTGCCGCAGCAGTGCTGATGTTTGGCATCGCAGTGATCCTGGCGCCCGGCGATATCGCACCGGGAGTCGTCATGCTGATCTGTGGCGCAGCGTTGATGATCGGGGGAGTGGCGCTGTTGGTGCTGGTGCTGCGGACCCTCCTTGCGCAGGCCGTGGCCCGGGACGTTGAGGCGGCCGGGTTGCGGGCCGAGCTCGACGAGGTGATTTGA
- a CDS encoding extracellular solute-binding protein: protein MEFSRLRKFTALAGVASLALVAAGCSGGGDKAASADNPVTLTVTTFGTFGYDDLYAEYEKQNPGVTIEATNIDRGSNARTDAFTKLAAGSGLSDVTAIEEGWLGSIMEVSDQFVDLKEHGAEDIKGNWVDWKFKQGTDPNGRVIGYGTDIGPQALCFNGKLFEAAGLPSDREKVAELFGGKDASWETYFKLGRQYKEATGKAWYDQSGFVWNSMVNQMDEGYYTKDGKLNVEGNKEMRAKFDMLAAGTADGLSSNQTQFDWGNGKAFVDGSFATHVCPAWMLGTIKGQLESAGGGAASGWDVADVFPGGASNWGGAFLSVPKSSKHPAEAAKLAAWLTAPEQQIKQSAAANNFPSTLEAQAKIVEAAKPNELFNNAPYGAIFESRAEGVIAQFKGPDDSVIQENVFGPALKMLDSGKGNADQAWNEAVKLLNDLVVNN, encoded by the coding sequence GTGGAGTTTTCGCGACTAAGGAAATTCACTGCCCTGGCGGGCGTAGCCTCTCTTGCCCTCGTGGCGGCCGGCTGCAGCGGCGGAGGCGACAAAGCGGCGAGCGCAGACAATCCCGTCACGCTGACCGTGACCACCTTCGGCACTTTCGGATACGACGACCTGTACGCCGAATATGAGAAGCAGAACCCCGGAGTCACCATCGAGGCCACCAACATCGATCGCGGTTCCAACGCCCGGACCGATGCGTTCACTAAGCTGGCCGCCGGCTCCGGACTCAGCGACGTCACGGCCATCGAGGAGGGCTGGCTCGGCTCCATTATGGAGGTTTCGGACCAGTTTGTGGACCTCAAGGAGCACGGCGCCGAGGACATCAAGGGCAACTGGGTGGACTGGAAGTTCAAGCAGGGCACAGACCCCAATGGTCGTGTGATCGGTTATGGCACTGACATCGGACCGCAGGCCCTGTGCTTCAACGGCAAGCTCTTCGAGGCAGCAGGCCTGCCGAGCGACCGTGAGAAGGTCGCGGAATTGTTCGGCGGCAAGGACGCAAGCTGGGAAACGTACTTCAAGCTCGGCCGCCAGTACAAAGAGGCCACAGGCAAAGCCTGGTATGACCAGTCCGGCTTCGTCTGGAACTCCATGGTCAACCAGATGGACGAGGGTTACTACACCAAGGACGGCAAGCTGAACGTCGAGGGCAACAAGGAAATGCGGGCGAAGTTCGACATGCTCGCTGCCGGCACTGCCGATGGCCTGTCCTCCAACCAGACCCAGTTCGACTGGGGTAACGGCAAGGCATTCGTGGACGGCTCCTTCGCCACGCACGTTTGCCCGGCATGGATGCTCGGCACCATCAAGGGCCAGCTCGAGTCAGCAGGCGGAGGGGCAGCCAGCGGCTGGGACGTAGCCGACGTCTTCCCCGGCGGTGCTTCCAACTGGGGCGGCGCTTTCCTCTCGGTCCCCAAGAGCTCCAAGCACCCCGCCGAAGCAGCCAAGCTGGCAGCATGGCTGACCGCACCTGAACAGCAGATCAAGCAGTCCGCTGCAGCGAACAACTTCCCGAGCACCCTCGAAGCACAGGCGAAGATCGTGGAAGCAGCAAAGCCGAACGAACTGTTCAACAACGCTCCCTACGGCGCCATCTTTGAGTCCCGCGCAGAAGGTGTCATCGCCCAGTTCAAGGGTCCGGATGACTCTGTGATCCAGGAAAACGTCTTCGGACCCGCCCTCAAGATGCTCGATTCGGGCAAGGGCAACGCCGATCAAGCCTGGAATGAAGCCGTCAAGCTCCTCAACGACCTCGTGGTCAACAACTAG
- a CDS encoding type 1 glutamine amidotransferase domain-containing protein has product MSEHNIAGKKVAFLLTDGVEQVELTSPWQAVKDAGGESTLVAPSKGKLQGFNGVEKGDTFDVDLAVADADASEFDALVLPGGVVNADHLRVDKDAQNFTRAFFEQHKPVASICHGPWILIDAGVIKGRNVTSYHTLQTDLKNAGANWTDEEVVVDQGLVTSRTPDDLPAFNAKVVEEISEGQHAGQTA; this is encoded by the coding sequence ATGTCAGAACACAACATCGCAGGCAAGAAGGTCGCATTCCTCTTGACGGACGGCGTGGAGCAGGTGGAACTCACCAGCCCATGGCAGGCGGTCAAGGATGCCGGCGGCGAGTCCACCCTCGTAGCTCCCTCCAAGGGAAAGCTCCAGGGCTTTAACGGCGTGGAAAAGGGTGACACGTTCGACGTCGACCTCGCAGTCGCCGACGCGGATGCCTCCGAATTTGACGCACTGGTTCTTCCGGGCGGCGTCGTGAACGCCGATCATCTCCGCGTCGACAAAGATGCGCAGAACTTCACTCGAGCCTTCTTTGAGCAGCACAAGCCGGTGGCATCCATCTGCCACGGCCCGTGGATTCTCATCGACGCCGGCGTGATCAAGGGCCGCAACGTCACCTCGTATCACACACTCCAGACGGATTTGAAGAATGCCGGCGCCAACTGGACCGACGAGGAAGTGGTGGTGGACCAGGGCTTGGTCACCAGCCGCACCCCGGACGACCTCCCCGCGTTCAACGCCAAGGTGGTCGAGGAGATCTCCGAGGGCCAGCACGCCGGGCAGACCGCTTAG
- a CDS encoding helix-turn-helix transcriptional regulator, translating to MPIIVDIDVMLAKRKMPVGVLAEKVGITPANLAVLKNGRAKAVRFTTLEALCEVLECQPGDLLRWESDDRSHTATPSAGGPHPAVPSTQPTPLES from the coding sequence ATGCCGATCATCGTGGACATCGATGTCATGCTGGCCAAGCGCAAAATGCCCGTCGGGGTGCTCGCCGAGAAGGTAGGCATCACCCCGGCGAACTTGGCCGTACTCAAGAACGGTCGTGCCAAAGCCGTGCGTTTTACTACGCTCGAAGCGCTGTGTGAGGTGCTGGAGTGCCAGCCGGGGGACCTGCTGCGGTGGGAGTCTGATGATCGCTCGCATACCGCAACCCCATCTGCCGGCGGGCCTCATCCAGCAGTTCCATCGACCCAACCGACTCCGCTGGAGTCATGA
- a CDS encoding TetR/AcrR family transcriptional regulator — protein MSGKAGQGRKFNIDDALEAATLVFWDSGYEGTSLAELTKAMGINPPSLYKAFGSKEDLFFSVVDHYNATHGSFMSTAFAEEESGLKLMRRLLIEAADHYPSRTFPGGCLVISSAVAVTSANRHVAERLSKMRNDNILAMAEALTRDREAGRISKSTDTHAMAAFVGATLQGMSQQARDGASNEDLLRIAHYAITAIGA, from the coding sequence ATGTCAGGAAAAGCAGGCCAAGGCCGGAAATTCAATATCGACGACGCCCTGGAAGCAGCCACTTTGGTCTTCTGGGACAGCGGATACGAGGGCACCTCCTTGGCGGAGCTCACAAAAGCCATGGGCATCAACCCACCCAGCCTGTATAAGGCCTTCGGCTCCAAGGAAGACCTCTTCTTCTCCGTCGTGGACCACTACAACGCAACCCACGGAAGCTTCATGTCCACCGCGTTCGCAGAAGAAGAGAGCGGCCTGAAACTCATGCGTCGGCTGCTGATAGAAGCCGCCGACCACTACCCGTCAAGGACATTCCCGGGAGGCTGTCTGGTGATCAGCTCCGCCGTCGCGGTCACCTCCGCGAACCGCCACGTCGCAGAACGATTGTCCAAAATGCGCAACGACAACATCCTGGCCATGGCAGAAGCACTGACCCGGGACCGCGAAGCAGGCCGGATCTCCAAATCCACCGACACCCATGCAATGGCAGCCTTCGTCGGCGCGACACTACAAGGAATGAGCCAGCAAGCCCGCGACGGCGCAAGCAATGAGGACCTCCTCCGCATCGCCCACTACGCCATCACCGCCATCGGGGCCTAA
- a CDS encoding sugar ABC transporter permease, whose product MTTTLNRPAAGRTAATKPKPSFRQRLNVLDMKASPYLYIAPFFILFALVGLFPLGYTFFVSLFDWHLLKGQGEFVGFQNFAEVLQDRFFWNSLFNTVSIFLISTIPQLIMATIIAAVLDQNLRAKTFWRMSILLPYVVTPVAVAMIFTNMFGEQYGLINNILSSFGIDPIMWKNDTLPSHIAIATMVNWRWTGYNALILLAAMQSVPRDIYESAAIDGAGSVRRFFSITLPSIRPTMVFVIVTATIGGLQIFTEPRLFDPVAAGGTARQFQTTVLYLWEMAFQRQNFGKASTIAWLLFLIILLFGIVNWLISRRIATNGDDRGAASRRRRKRSSAANTKADDAGLTAQAVTAPDSTPRSGK is encoded by the coding sequence ATGACCACCACCTTGAACCGCCCGGCCGCCGGTAGAACGGCTGCCACCAAACCGAAACCGTCGTTCCGGCAGCGCCTCAACGTCCTCGACATGAAGGCGTCCCCGTACCTCTACATCGCCCCGTTTTTCATCCTGTTTGCCCTGGTAGGCCTCTTTCCCCTGGGCTACACCTTCTTCGTCTCCCTCTTCGACTGGCACCTACTCAAAGGCCAGGGCGAGTTCGTGGGATTCCAGAACTTCGCTGAGGTTCTTCAAGACAGGTTCTTCTGGAATTCCCTGTTCAACACTGTCAGCATCTTCCTGATTTCCACCATCCCCCAGCTGATCATGGCCACCATCATCGCCGCGGTGCTGGACCAGAATCTGCGCGCCAAGACCTTCTGGCGCATGAGCATCCTGCTCCCCTACGTTGTGACTCCCGTGGCGGTCGCCATGATCTTCACCAACATGTTCGGCGAGCAGTACGGCCTCATCAACAACATCCTGTCCAGCTTCGGCATCGATCCCATCATGTGGAAGAACGACACCCTTCCCAGCCACATCGCCATCGCCACCATGGTGAACTGGCGCTGGACCGGCTACAACGCGCTCATCCTCCTGGCCGCCATGCAGTCAGTACCGCGCGATATCTACGAATCCGCAGCAATCGACGGCGCCGGCTCCGTCCGCCGCTTCTTCAGCATCACGCTGCCGAGCATCCGGCCCACCATGGTGTTCGTTATTGTCACGGCCACCATCGGCGGGCTGCAGATCTTTACCGAGCCAAGGCTCTTCGATCCCGTAGCAGCCGGCGGAACGGCACGCCAGTTCCAGACCACCGTGCTGTACCTGTGGGAGATGGCTTTCCAGCGGCAGAACTTCGGCAAGGCTTCCACCATCGCCTGGCTCCTGTTTCTGATCATCCTGCTTTTCGGCATCGTGAACTGGCTGATCTCACGCCGTATCGCCACCAATGGCGATGATCGCGGAGCAGCCAGTCGCCGCCGTCGGAAGCGTTCCTCCGCTGCGAATACAAAAGCGGACGACGCCGGCCTCACCGCCCAGGCGGTAACGGCACCAGACTCAACCCCGAGGAGCGGGAAATGA
- a CDS encoding GH1 family beta-glucosidase: MPFEATNHPAVTPFNREWPKGFLWGSATAAAQVEGASHEGGKEDSVWDAFARIPGAIANGETLKDAVQHYHRMPQDVRIMKELGLDSYRFSTSWSRVRPGGRTANAVGLDFYSRLVDELLDAGILPWLTLYHWDLPQALEEKGGWANRDTAYRFVDYANDVYSALGDRVQHWTTFNEPFCSSLLGYAAGVHAPGRQEPEAAVAAIHHQHLAHGLAVNELRSRGAQQLGITLNLSNSIPRDPSDPVDLDAARRFDSLQNRIFLDPILRGVYPEDTLNDLEQFGIRDVIKPGDLEIIGAPIDFLGVNHYHDDLISGHPTDEHGDGHSGGATRPTSSCWIGSEDIAFPSRGLPRTAMNWEVNPDGLRKLLVRLGEEYPTLPPLYITENGAAYDDVVSPDGAVHDAERTQFVLDHITAVGEALDQGADVRGYFVWSLLDNFEWSWGYGKRFGVVRVDYDTFERTVKDSGLAYSRVIASAKASATATVNA, encoded by the coding sequence ATGCCATTCGAAGCAACAAACCACCCAGCGGTCACCCCCTTTAACAGGGAGTGGCCCAAGGGCTTCCTCTGGGGCTCGGCCACCGCCGCAGCCCAGGTGGAAGGCGCCAGCCACGAGGGCGGCAAGGAAGATTCCGTGTGGGATGCTTTCGCCCGTATTCCGGGTGCCATTGCCAACGGCGAGACGCTGAAGGACGCGGTGCAGCACTACCACCGCATGCCCCAGGACGTCAGGATCATGAAGGAGCTGGGCCTGGATTCCTACCGGTTCTCCACCAGCTGGTCCCGTGTCCGGCCTGGCGGCCGTACTGCGAACGCCGTCGGCCTGGACTTCTACTCCCGCTTGGTGGATGAGCTGCTCGACGCCGGCATCCTCCCTTGGTTGACCCTTTACCACTGGGACCTCCCGCAGGCGCTGGAGGAGAAGGGCGGCTGGGCCAACCGCGACACCGCCTACCGCTTCGTCGACTACGCGAACGATGTCTATTCAGCACTGGGTGACCGTGTTCAGCACTGGACTACGTTCAACGAACCGTTCTGCTCCTCACTCCTGGGCTATGCGGCCGGCGTTCACGCTCCCGGCCGTCAAGAGCCGGAAGCAGCCGTCGCAGCGATCCACCACCAGCACCTCGCCCACGGCCTGGCGGTCAACGAGCTGCGGAGCCGCGGCGCCCAGCAGTTGGGGATCACGCTCAACCTCAGCAACTCCATCCCGCGGGATCCTTCCGATCCCGTAGACCTCGACGCCGCGCGCCGGTTCGATTCGCTGCAGAACAGGATCTTCCTTGATCCGATCCTCCGTGGCGTTTACCCGGAGGACACGCTCAACGACCTTGAGCAGTTCGGCATCCGGGACGTCATCAAGCCCGGCGACCTGGAGATCATCGGCGCTCCCATCGATTTCCTGGGCGTCAACCACTACCACGATGACCTCATCAGTGGTCACCCCACTGATGAACACGGCGACGGCCACTCGGGCGGCGCAACCCGCCCGACGTCGTCGTGCTGGATCGGTTCGGAGGACATCGCATTCCCCAGCCGCGGCCTGCCGCGCACTGCCATGAACTGGGAGGTCAACCCGGACGGGCTTCGGAAGCTCCTGGTGCGTCTTGGCGAGGAATACCCCACGCTGCCACCGCTGTACATCACCGAAAACGGTGCCGCTTACGACGACGTCGTCAGTCCTGACGGGGCGGTCCATGATGCCGAGCGGACCCAGTTCGTGCTGGATCACATCACGGCCGTGGGCGAGGCACTGGACCAGGGCGCCGATGTGCGCGGCTACTTTGTGTGGTCACTCCTGGACAACTTTGAGTGGTCCTGGGGTTACGGCAAACGCTTCGGGGTGGTTCGCGTGGATTACGACACCTTTGAGCGCACGGTGAAGGACAGCGGACTGGCTTATTCCCGGGTCATCGCCTCAGCCAAGGCTTCTGCCACGGCCACAGTGAACGCCTAA